A region from the Thermoplasmatales archaeon genome encodes:
- a CDS encoding putative nucleic-acid-binding protein containing a Zn-ribbon has protein sequence MTINPNAKMEETQNGTEVYSIDPLVVKSHYEIDYIHSYAQDSEFFRALGKKKIMGSKCKKCGYTYATPRGHCMMCGAETEWYQLPNTGKVHTFTTCYFGSEEFLKETPFNLIMVEFENVDSLFMARLIGADLEDIYVGMPVVAKFRRNQKFSPTDVYFVPVAQPEKKKKR, from the coding sequence ATGACCATAAACCCTAATGCTAAGATGGAAGAGACGCAGAACGGTACTGAAGTATACAGCATCGATCCACTTGTGGTAAAATCCCACTACGAAATAGACTATATACATAGTTACGCACAGGATTCGGAATTCTTCAGGGCTCTTGGCAAGAAGAAGATCATGGGCAGCAAATGCAAGAAATGCGGTTACACCTATGCAACACCCCGGGGACACTGCATGATGTGCGGAGCGGAAACTGAGTGGTACCAACTTCCAAATACCGGAAAAGTGCATACTTTCACAACATGCTATTTTGGAAGCGAGGAATTCCTCAAGGAAACTCCATTCAACCTTATAATGGTAGAGTTTGAGAATGTGGATTCCCTTTTCATGGCCAGGCTCATCGGAGCGGATCTGGAGGATATTTACGTAGGAATGCCAGTTGTGGCTAAATTCAGGAGAAACCAGAAATTCAGCCCCACGGACGTATATTTTGTTCCCGTAGCCCAGCCGGAAAAAAAGAAAAAAAGGTAA
- a CDS encoding FAD-dependent thymidylate synthase, producing MEEFSNTDDDVFLVRTKRMIDRGALLSRYSRTASLDIRDLYAREFANNEKRGTEFYKKVFIEYGDESVSELVTAQMAIQNVSNIVSKKIEEIRVGLSFLEKSSRYVRYDKKVNGRFLFADPGKIGLSGKAADEYSGLCTSLFETYSELYEPMLHSLKKMYPIEEMDFMSSDEGKYIPYGNLSEQDMAIAKKSYDSSVRSRGLDDLRFLLPASTLTNIGISGNGRSYIELIKKLKYSGDTEAEILAEKIYRELLNEFPGLIENAVTQRSQDIANYETEVVKATMLEIQGKMPAPTVSLVSGDDRNAALDRVITLLFYHNGPSISTIGNRVASMSIADKKNLISRVAQLRTNRKMKPPRAFEAVNYLFEVNTNYGAFRDLQRHRFLSIIRSQLSTAYGYDIPEVIGQIEEYRNKFVNAMEKAKRAYSLIKEKHGSNIAQYVVPYAFRYPVTVGVNLREVTYFIELRSTPQAHYDLRNISAEMFKCIKTVHPELSEIIRFADTGHYELGRIMAEQRKERKLLGSGNSS from the coding sequence ATGGAAGAGTTTTCCAACACTGACGATGACGTTTTCCTGGTACGTACAAAGAGAATGATAGACAGGGGTGCGCTTCTGTCAAGATACAGCAGGACTGCTTCCCTTGACATCAGGGACCTCTATGCCCGGGAATTCGCAAACAATGAAAAAAGGGGTACTGAATTTTACAAAAAAGTTTTCATTGAATACGGAGATGAATCGGTTTCAGAACTTGTAACAGCCCAGATGGCGATCCAGAACGTTTCAAACATAGTTTCAAAAAAAATTGAGGAAATCAGGGTCGGCCTGTCTTTCCTGGAAAAGTCGTCCAGATACGTGAGGTATGATAAGAAGGTAAACGGCAGGTTCCTGTTTGCAGACCCCGGGAAGATAGGCTTATCAGGAAAAGCGGCTGATGAGTATTCCGGTCTGTGTACAAGCTTGTTTGAGACATATTCAGAATTGTACGAACCAATGCTGCACTCATTGAAGAAAATGTATCCCATAGAGGAGATGGATTTCATGTCTTCAGACGAGGGGAAATACATTCCATATGGAAACCTCAGTGAACAGGATATGGCAATCGCGAAGAAATCCTATGATTCATCTGTGAGGTCTCGCGGGCTGGATGACCTGAGGTTTCTGCTGCCCGCCTCCACACTGACTAATATTGGAATTTCCGGTAATGGCAGGTCATACATAGAGCTCATAAAGAAACTCAAATATTCCGGTGACACAGAAGCGGAGATCCTTGCAGAAAAGATTTACAGGGAACTTCTGAATGAGTTCCCCGGACTCATAGAGAATGCAGTCACACAGAGGAGCCAGGACATTGCTAATTACGAAACGGAAGTAGTGAAAGCAACAATGCTGGAAATTCAGGGGAAGATGCCAGCTCCCACCGTCAGTCTTGTGTCAGGAGACGACAGGAATGCAGCCCTGGACAGGGTCATAACTCTCCTTTTTTACCACAATGGCCCATCGATATCCACCATAGGGAACAGGGTCGCATCAATGAGCATTGCAGACAAGAAAAACCTGATCTCGAGGGTTGCTCAATTGAGAACAAACAGGAAAATGAAACCTCCACGTGCATTTGAAGCCGTGAACTACCTCTTTGAGGTCAACACAAACTATGGTGCCTTCCGTGATCTGCAAAGACACCGTTTTCTCTCCATAATACGCAGCCAGCTTTCAACCGCTTACGGCTATGACATTCCAGAGGTTATCGGGCAGATTGAAGAATATCGCAATAAATTTGTAAACGCCATGGAGAAAGCGAAGAGAGCATACAGCCTGATCAAAGAAAAACATGGATCAAATATTGCCCAGTACGTCGTGCCATACGCTTTCAGGTATCCTGTCACAGTGGGAGTCAACCTAAGAGAAGTAACATATTTCATAGAATTGAGATCGACGCCACAGGCTCACTATGATCTGAGAAACATTTCCGCAGAGATGTTCAAATGCATAAAGACAGTTCATCCGGAACTTTCAGAGATCATAAGGTTTGCTGATACGGGCCATTACGAACTGGGTAGAATAATGGCAGAACAGAGGAAAGAGAGAAAATTACTTGGTTCCGGCAATTCCTCGTGA
- a CDS encoding delta-aminolevulinic acid dehydratase translates to MFPTVRLRRTRKNQNIRDIFSETSIDPGKMVMPIFIDETIEGKKEIRSMPGIYSFSFDAFKDYVKDLDGIGVRSVLLFGIPSHKDSTGSSAYEENGIVQRSIEYVKSNTDMVTMADLCMCEYTDHGHCGILKGKEVDNDSTLEAYRKIARSYAQSGADVIAPSGMMDGQVGEIRDELDLSGFNNTIIMAYSSKFASSMYGPFRDAAQSSPSFGDRRSYQMDFRNSSQAMKEIELDIYEGADIVMIKPALFYLDLIGMARDRFDVPLAAYNVSGEYSMLKNAVSTGLLSESAIGEALMSIFRAGANIVISYFTEEIVRSGSK, encoded by the coding sequence ATGTTTCCCACCGTAAGACTGAGGCGTACAAGGAAGAACCAGAATATAAGGGATATTTTCAGCGAAACCAGCATTGATCCTGGTAAGATGGTGATGCCAATATTCATTGATGAAACCATTGAAGGGAAGAAGGAAATCAGGAGCATGCCTGGAATATACAGCTTTTCTTTTGATGCTTTCAAGGATTATGTAAAGGATCTTGATGGCATTGGAGTCAGATCCGTTCTCCTGTTTGGTATCCCATCGCACAAAGACTCAACTGGATCCTCCGCTTATGAAGAAAATGGGATAGTACAGAGGTCCATAGAATATGTCAAGTCAAATACAGACATGGTTACGATGGCCGATCTCTGCATGTGTGAATACACAGATCATGGCCATTGTGGGATATTGAAAGGGAAGGAAGTGGACAATGACAGTACGCTGGAAGCCTACAGAAAGATAGCCAGAAGCTATGCGCAGTCCGGTGCAGACGTCATAGCTCCCAGCGGAATGATGGATGGCCAGGTAGGGGAAATTAGGGACGAACTTGACCTCAGCGGATTCAACAACACAATCATAATGGCGTACAGTTCTAAGTTTGCATCCAGCATGTATGGCCCGTTCCGCGATGCTGCCCAGTCGTCGCCAAGTTTTGGTGACCGCAGGTCCTACCAGATGGACTTCCGTAATTCAAGTCAGGCCATGAAAGAAATAGAGCTCGATATTTACGAAGGTGCAGATATTGTAATGATCAAGCCTGCACTCTTCTACCTCGACCTTATCGGGATGGCGAGAGACAGGTTTGATGTTCCACTGGCAGCCTATAACGTCAGTGGAGAATATTCGATGCTGAAAAATGCTGTTTCAACTGGCCTGCTCTCCGAATCGGCAATAGGAGAGGCACTTATGTCCATATTCCGTGCCGGGGCTAACATCGTGATAAGTTACTTTACCGAGGAAATCGTCCGTTCCGGGTCAAAGTGA
- a CDS encoding RecA-superfamily ATPases implicated in signal transduction, whose amino-acid sequence MPYEDLMSLLKQFFYQGTGKSLIIKGKPGAGKTTFALEFIGQIRDDTPVFYLPARSYDEPLRDKFPWIKEIKSGKIYANQNQTNLNSVVRTSLEKMEKRIEEKLTTSDPYSYDSGLVFNVSELMPDIEAMYDFVNENMGMNPIIVLDSIDALTETYKLDRELLFSILQKDLVESSGAGLICIMEEKESTKLEYFSDGVISLDYALNEHFLVRSVVLDKLRGVSVGSSPFYLYTLLNGIFLPFQRIPIIYPENKRDHVVKDETKQFSVSMGNPSLAMLNDTGEPTIPLGSVLMIHRVNNTNNVDEIVKLIKNNLVMHTIANGRGVIDVSSSNYETSRVMLGAADKEWLSHYITAEKSKKSNPYVINIEGKSVEDDFPSEVLDFYLSSSAKPATYIFSTDYLRFIYGDSFLGGLSNLLNPIRTTGIIMIIADEDDYQKLSHYANLTIHLREIRGYVVANSNSNHYYAASVVYDEDRWPGVMLTEIV is encoded by the coding sequence GTGCCCTATGAAGATCTAATGAGTTTGCTTAAACAATTTTTTTATCAGGGAACCGGAAAGTCCCTTATCATAAAGGGTAAACCTGGCGCTGGAAAAACCACATTCGCACTGGAATTCATAGGTCAGATAAGGGACGATACTCCCGTATTCTACTTGCCAGCTAGGTCATACGACGAGCCGCTGAGAGATAAATTCCCGTGGATCAAGGAGATCAAGTCTGGGAAGATATATGCAAACCAGAACCAGACGAACCTGAATTCTGTTGTACGAACCTCACTGGAGAAAATGGAAAAGCGCATAGAGGAAAAACTCACTACCAGTGATCCCTATTCATATGATTCTGGACTGGTTTTCAATGTAAGTGAACTCATGCCAGACATTGAGGCTATGTATGATTTCGTAAATGAAAACATGGGGATGAATCCGATTATCGTACTTGATTCAATAGATGCACTCACTGAAACATACAAGCTCGACAGGGAACTGTTATTTTCAATCCTGCAGAAGGATCTGGTGGAGTCGTCGGGAGCCGGCCTGATATGCATAATGGAAGAGAAGGAGAGCACTAAGCTCGAATATTTTTCGGACGGAGTGATCAGCCTTGACTATGCGCTAAACGAACACTTCCTTGTCAGATCTGTAGTCCTGGATAAGCTGAGAGGAGTTTCTGTCGGTTCCAGCCCTTTTTATCTTTATACTCTCCTTAACGGAATATTCCTTCCATTCCAGAGAATCCCGATAATATATCCTGAAAACAAGAGAGATCACGTGGTAAAGGATGAGACAAAGCAATTCTCTGTCTCTATGGGAAACCCTTCTCTCGCCATGCTGAATGATACTGGAGAACCAACAATTCCGCTTGGTTCGGTCCTCATGATCCACAGGGTCAACAATACAAACAATGTAGATGAGATTGTTAAACTAATCAAGAACAATCTTGTCATGCACACCATCGCAAACGGCAGGGGAGTAATAGACGTATCATCCAGCAACTATGAAACTTCAAGGGTAATGCTTGGCGCCGCCGATAAGGAATGGCTTAGCCATTACATAACTGCAGAGAAGTCAAAGAAGTCAAATCCATACGTAATAAATATTGAGGGGAAAAGCGTTGAGGATGACTTCCCGAGCGAGGTGCTTGATTTTTATCTGTCATCGTCTGCAAAGCCAGCTACCTATATCTTTTCAACTGATTACCTGAGATTCATCTATGGGGATTCTTTTCTGGGCGGCCTGTCAAACCTCCTTAACCCAATCAGGACAACAGGAATAATAATGATAATAGCAGATGAGGATGATTACCAGAAATTGAGCCACTATGCGAATCTTACTATTCACCTGCGGGAAATCAGGGGATATGTTGTTGCCAATTCCAATTCTAACCACTATTATGCAGCCTCTGTGGTATACGATGAGGACAGGTGGCCAGGAGTAATGCTTACGGAGATAGTCTAG
- a CDS encoding Glucose-6-phosphate isomerase gives MDFLEQIRNLKEQFRTDYKFSLPDRYSNIVISGMGGSGIAGKIFQELYSDKPLFVNEDYEIPAWVGSSTLFIAISYSGNTEETLSAVKKAQAAGAHIVKISSGGKLEEIPGVQVTVPGGIQPRSALGYLLATLLNSFGMLSAARNGIYELLESIDESNGFLKEMARNIADNRLIPLILTLPGFRSTGTRWKTQFNENAKLLAFSLNFPELDHNDIMAFERSYNREKFYPIVIGDTRNKQIAKRVKVTPLLTGYRFNSLEPRGESLLERILYTIHCGDYLSYYVSASLNLDPEDVDIIERLKSELAK, from the coding sequence ATGGATTTCCTGGAACAGATAAGGAACCTGAAAGAACAGTTCAGGACAGATTACAAATTCAGCCTTCCAGACAGGTATAGCAACATAGTCATATCAGGAATGGGGGGATCCGGAATAGCCGGAAAAATCTTCCAGGAGCTTTACAGTGACAAACCGCTTTTCGTGAATGAAGATTATGAAATACCCGCTTGGGTTGGGTCCTCCACGCTGTTCATAGCAATCAGCTATTCAGGAAACACTGAGGAAACATTATCCGCAGTTAAGAAGGCACAAGCTGCCGGGGCACACATCGTAAAGATCAGCTCAGGAGGGAAACTTGAGGAAATTCCCGGGGTTCAGGTTACTGTACCCGGTGGAATCCAGCCGAGGTCAGCGCTTGGTTACCTACTTGCTACCCTGCTCAATTCATTTGGCATGCTATCAGCGGCGCGGAATGGAATATACGAACTCCTGGAAAGCATTGATGAAAGTAATGGTTTCCTTAAGGAGATGGCCAGAAATATTGCAGACAACAGACTGATACCGTTGATACTGACGCTCCCCGGTTTCAGGTCTACCGGAACCCGGTGGAAAACCCAGTTCAACGAAAATGCAAAGCTCCTGGCATTCTCGCTTAACTTCCCCGAACTCGACCATAATGATATTATGGCTTTCGAAAGATCATATAACAGGGAGAAATTCTACCCAATAGTAATTGGCGATACCCGGAATAAGCAGATCGCAAAAAGAGTAAAAGTTACCCCCCTTCTCACAGGATACAGGTTCAATTCACTTGAACCCAGGGGTGAAAGCCTACTGGAAAGAATCCTATACACCATACACTGCGGGGATTACCTGTCATATTATGTTTCCGCATCATTGAATCTGGATCCGGAGGACGTTGATATCATAGAGAGGCTGAAATCGGAACTGGCAAAATAG
- a CDS encoding hypothetical protein (Fibronectin-binding protein A N-terminus (FbpA)) produces the protein MKLKQSSLDFHAFISIYGDQIGSSFIKKIYQISSNEFVFQVYRSDMKKRNIMVSLSKGIFFYDPRTPDEASTVSMILRKSLSERRIVKIEQVNFDRVVRIELSTGQEIILELFREGNLIVTNDGIMDFVFNPREWKNRKLIKGEKYIPPGLNDPLTYTQEEMRKVLIESKGSIVQTLATRMNLGGDIAEEVAYRIGIEKDTPSKALETRADSILETIIGIVRESEHNRGFYYEEEQIISPIILNHITRQPDKEFQDLSEGYRYYLDNYPDEVRKESPLERRIESQKKSIEEFTAMMDRYQEMGKSIMSNFGTISSIIKEFNKAAERNGLNSIKEIMGYPVSGIDPVRKTFRITMGEKEILLDYTVSPGENANIVFGEAKSYRAKIKGAEAAIEDTKKEMLESTKKSVTARKRSKFWFEVYHWFRSSEGFLVIAGRDAKSNEKIVKKHLSDRDIYVHADIHGAPSTIIKVDGDEKPGDSTLKEAGTFAVSFSRAWSAGIRSGTAYWVLPSQVSKTPESGEYVSKGSWIIRGKRNYIFDLPVELAVCQIIENGVPIPLIGPTSSLENLEGKKIRLSPGSQKRTQVARIVADELGFPVDEIEGVLPPGNSQILQ, from the coding sequence ATGAAGCTAAAACAGTCCTCGCTGGATTTTCACGCCTTCATATCGATATATGGGGATCAGATTGGAAGTTCGTTTATAAAAAAAATATACCAGATATCCTCGAATGAATTTGTTTTCCAGGTTTATCGTTCTGACATGAAGAAGAGGAACATCATGGTATCCCTCTCCAAGGGTATCTTTTTCTATGACCCGAGAACGCCTGATGAGGCTTCAACAGTCTCGATGATACTCAGAAAGAGCCTCTCTGAGCGCAGGATCGTGAAGATTGAGCAGGTAAATTTTGACAGGGTTGTAAGGATAGAACTCAGCACCGGGCAGGAGATCATACTGGAACTGTTCCGTGAGGGAAACCTGATTGTCACGAATGACGGGATTATGGACTTTGTTTTCAATCCTCGCGAGTGGAAGAACAGGAAGTTGATCAAGGGTGAGAAATATATCCCGCCGGGCCTCAATGACCCACTCACCTATACCCAGGAAGAGATGAGGAAAGTATTGATCGAAAGCAAGGGGTCAATAGTACAGACACTTGCCACCAGGATGAATCTCGGAGGGGATATTGCAGAAGAGGTTGCATACAGGATCGGGATAGAGAAAGACACACCTTCAAAAGCACTGGAAACCAGAGCGGATAGCATACTGGAAACCATAATTGGCATAGTAAGGGAAAGCGAGCATAACAGGGGATTTTATTACGAGGAAGAGCAGATAATCTCACCCATCATTCTAAACCACATTACAAGGCAGCCTGACAAGGAATTCCAGGATCTTTCTGAAGGTTACCGATACTACCTCGACAACTATCCTGATGAGGTGAGGAAGGAATCCCCACTGGAAAGAAGGATTGAGTCGCAGAAGAAGAGCATAGAGGAATTCACAGCAATGATGGACAGGTACCAGGAAATGGGCAAATCGATCATGTCGAATTTCGGGACAATCTCATCCATAATCAAGGAATTCAATAAAGCAGCTGAAAGGAACGGATTGAACTCAATAAAGGAAATCATGGGATATCCCGTATCTGGCATAGACCCCGTCAGGAAGACATTCAGGATCACGATGGGTGAAAAAGAAATTCTCCTTGACTACACCGTTTCGCCCGGAGAGAACGCAAACATTGTATTTGGGGAGGCAAAGAGCTACAGGGCTAAGATTAAGGGAGCAGAAGCTGCGATTGAGGATACAAAGAAAGAGATGCTGGAATCAACCAAGAAATCCGTTACCGCAAGGAAGAGGTCGAAATTCTGGTTCGAGGTTTATCACTGGTTCAGATCATCTGAAGGCTTTCTTGTCATAGCCGGAAGGGATGCCAAGAGCAATGAAAAAATTGTAAAAAAGCATCTTTCCGATCGTGATATCTACGTACATGCAGATATTCACGGAGCACCAAGCACCATAATAAAGGTTGACGGGGACGAAAAGCCGGGTGACTCGACGCTTAAAGAGGCGGGAACATTTGCAGTGTCTTTCTCCAGGGCGTGGTCTGCCGGAATCCGTTCAGGTACTGCATACTGGGTACTGCCATCACAGGTTAGCAAGACCCCGGAATCTGGGGAATATGTTTCCAAAGGCTCGTGGATAATTAGGGGAAAGCGGAATTACATATTCGATCTTCCCGTTGAACTGGCTGTCTGCCAGATCATCGAAAACGGGGTGCCGATACCACTTATCGGCCCGACTTCAAGCCTTGAGAATCTGGAAGGAAAGAAGATTCGCTTATCTCCTGGAAGCCAGAAACGAACCCAGGTTGCAAGGATTGTTGCAGATGAGCTTGGTTTTCCAGTGGATGAAATTGAGGGTGTGCTGCCACCAGGCAATTCACAGATTCTCCAATAA
- a CDS encoding MULE transposase domain protein, which translates to MNELYSYRRTIMTLSGSVDLKVHARRCPDHRKTNRNAIHSVLKDSGFDPGITMAVGILRWIMDYQRSEIQILLESRGIRISTGEISFLSREFLLRFYCIHRRHMKDLGLIVYILHLDGTGESGGEIVFMAKDGLTNITMDAVIMPSESSEYVTPFLEGIKDVFGIPVAILRDMGIAIKGSATAVFPGILQLICHYHFTKALGKDVFSSYQELRDSMVSTEALALISRMTLPEKNGNDGILYAEKIWIAVAAEYILYPRTIPSKFPFVLPYLQVLERCIEIRNMMKSIIGWNASHMKVVKPVMAFHSAVKEISMDPAVMERYRILSRVWSWFESIRKSLRVSREMNSGESAREPADIAAIGNDLNASLRSITKEGEFAGGELERISRTIKNRIEDHRDELLSPVTVDGKTINVKRHNGIEEIGHRWSRMHIRRRTGRSQTAKEMGMYGALTAILSNIENKNYIEKVLSRIDFLNEFVSITPEEMDNARKLIRPNPCEPIVRKDRERKPVLDALVKILETHEDLPTKEVKAWIKSIKI; encoded by the coding sequence ATGAATGAACTGTACAGTTACAGGAGAACTATCATGACCCTTTCCGGATCCGTCGATCTGAAGGTTCATGCGAGAAGGTGCCCCGATCACAGGAAGACGAACAGGAATGCCATTCACTCCGTGCTAAAAGATTCCGGTTTCGATCCCGGCATAACCATGGCTGTCGGTATCCTGAGATGGATCATGGACTACCAGCGATCGGAGATACAGATACTCCTGGAATCCCGTGGCATAAGGATATCCACGGGAGAGATATCCTTTCTCTCCAGGGAATTCCTGCTCAGGTTTTACTGCATCCACAGGAGGCACATGAAGGATCTTGGCCTGATAGTATACATACTTCACCTTGACGGTACAGGCGAATCCGGCGGCGAGATCGTGTTCATGGCCAAGGACGGTCTCACTAATATAACGATGGATGCGGTGATAATGCCATCGGAGAGCAGTGAGTACGTCACACCCTTCCTTGAGGGCATAAAGGATGTTTTCGGAATTCCGGTTGCAATCCTCAGGGACATGGGGATTGCAATAAAGGGATCTGCAACTGCTGTTTTTCCTGGCATACTGCAGCTTATCTGTCATTACCATTTCACAAAGGCGCTGGGGAAGGATGTATTCTCCTCCTATCAGGAACTGAGAGACTCCATGGTATCGACAGAGGCGCTTGCACTGATCTCGCGCATGACATTACCGGAAAAAAACGGGAATGATGGAATACTGTATGCAGAGAAGATATGGATCGCAGTAGCCGCTGAATACATCCTCTATCCAAGAACCATACCGAGCAAGTTTCCATTCGTTTTACCATATCTACAGGTGCTCGAGAGATGCATCGAGATCAGGAACATGATGAAATCCATCATAGGGTGGAATGCCTCCCACATGAAGGTCGTGAAACCTGTCATGGCATTCCACTCTGCTGTAAAGGAGATCAGCATGGATCCTGCTGTGATGGAAAGATACCGCATACTGTCACGAGTATGGTCATGGTTCGAGTCCATAAGGAAGTCGCTGAGGGTTTCAAGGGAGATGAATTCCGGCGAATCTGCCAGGGAACCTGCCGATATAGCTGCAATAGGGAATGATCTCAACGCTTCGCTGAGATCAATAACAAAGGAGGGGGAGTTCGCAGGCGGTGAACTGGAAAGAATATCAAGAACAATAAAGAATCGGATAGAGGATCACAGGGATGAGCTCCTATCCCCTGTGACTGTTGATGGCAAAACAATCAACGTCAAAAGGCACAACGGAATAGAGGAGATCGGTCACAGGTGGAGCAGGATGCACATCCGCAGACGCACCGGAAGATCACAGACTGCAAAGGAGATGGGCATGTATGGTGCCCTGACAGCGATACTCTCCAACATTGAGAATAAGAATTACATTGAGAAAGTCCTCTCAAGGATAGATTTCCTGAATGAGTTTGTATCCATCACCCCCGAGGAGATGGATAATGCAAGGAAACTAATAAGGCCGAACCCATGTGAACCAATAGTAAGAAAAGACAGGGAGAGGAAGCCGGTTCTTGATGCCCTGGTGAAGATACTTGAAACGCATGAGGATCTGCCGACCAAAGAAGTGAAAGCATGGATTAAATCGATCAAAATCTAA
- a CDS encoding Transposase, whose protein sequence is MEIRNSEKEYHRIPHLVYSCQYHVIFCPKYRRRVLKDGIDARLKELIMEKQDEYEYRVLEIEIMPDHVHLLMDVNPKLGVYYVVNRIKGYSSSVLRNEFPSLKRKLPTLWTHSKFISSVGAVTLEVVKKYIEDQKGV, encoded by the coding sequence ATGGAGATAAGAAACAGTGAAAAAGAATATCATCGCATACCACATTTAGTATATAGTTGCCAGTATCATGTGATATTCTGCCCTAAATACAGGAGACGTGTGCTGAAAGATGGAATAGATGCACGCTTGAAGGAGTTGATCATGGAAAAACAGGATGAATATGAGTACAGGGTGCTTGAGATAGAGATCATGCCGGATCATGTGCATCTTCTCATGGATGTAAACCCAAAACTCGGCGTGTATTATGTTGTCAACCGGATCAAGGGCTACAGTTCTTCTGTCCTCAGGAATGAGTTCCCCTCGTTAAAACGGAAGCTCCCTACGCTGTGGACGCACTCAAAGTTCATATCCTCTGTGGGTGCTGTAACCCTTGAGGTTGTCAAGAAGTACATAGAGGATCAGAAGGGCGTATGA
- a CDS encoding putative transposase, with amino-acid sequence MILTYKIRHNSDFLEELKKAERIAVFAIKTKTISSKDVKQFGLKSAISNQILRKYSRSQRAKDVHNVKLTIPAQGIHFNHEYRTITIPSLKLTLSYYFRNDFEKINQIELDNKFAYISVTVPENALIEPKGYIGVDRNTTGHIAVTGNPETGKVMKLGKKAEHTHRKYKNIRKNLQKKGKYRKVKETKDRERKIERDINHKVSKKIVQEAKNNGMGIKLEYLKGIRNAKSSRNFRYSLNSWSFHRLEQMIEYKARLLGVPVEHVDPHNTSKECSRCGLVGHRSGKSFKCPDCGHVDHADANASFNIALRPVFEEGMDRLHADRDACKGSTDTHREATL; translated from the coding sequence ATGATACTCACCTATAAGATCAGGCACAACAGTGACTTTCTGGAAGAATTAAAAAAGGCTGAGCGAATTGCAGTGTTTGCCATAAAAACTAAAACCATTTCATCTAAAGACGTCAAGCAATTTGGACTTAAATCAGCTATTTCAAACCAGATACTCAGGAAATATTCCAGAAGCCAGAGAGCAAAGGATGTTCATAATGTAAAATTAACCATACCTGCCCAGGGGATACATTTTAACCATGAGTACAGGACCATAACCATACCTTCTTTGAAACTCACCTTAAGCTACTATTTCAGGAATGATTTTGAGAAAATAAACCAGATTGAACTGGATAATAAATTTGCATACATATCTGTGACCGTACCTGAAAACGCATTGATTGAACCGAAGGGATATATCGGAGTGGACAGAAACACAACAGGCCACATTGCTGTTACAGGCAATCCGGAAACCGGAAAGGTCATGAAGCTCGGGAAGAAGGCGGAACACACCCACAGGAAATACAAGAATATCAGGAAAAATCTCCAGAAAAAGGGGAAATACAGGAAGGTGAAAGAAACAAAGGATCGTGAGAGGAAAATCGAGAGGGACATAAACCACAAAGTATCGAAGAAGATAGTGCAGGAAGCGAAGAATAATGGGATGGGAATCAAGCTCGAATATCTAAAAGGAATAAGGAATGCAAAGTCGAGCAGAAATTTCAGGTACTCCCTGAATAGCTGGTCATTCCATCGTCTTGAACAGATGATAGAATACAAGGCCAGACTACTTGGAGTGCCTGTGGAACATGTTGATCCGCACAACACTTCAAAGGAGTGTTCAAGATGCGGACTCGTAGGCCACCGTTCAGGAAAGAGTTTTAAGTGCCCTGATTGCGGGCACGTTGATCATGCCGATGCCAATGCTTCGTTCAACATAGCATTGCGTCCGGTATTTGAGGAAGGCATGGATCGATTGCATGCAGACAGGGATGCATGCAAGGGGAGCACTGATACCCACAGAGAGGCAACGTTATGA